The Nocardia vinacea genome contains the following window.
GCGCTCAGGGCCGATGCTATTGACCGCACGAATTTCACGGGTCGCCGTCTCACTCAGTAGAAAACCGAGTTACCGACCCGTATCGCGGCGATCAACAGCCGGCCGGAGCGCCGCCCTGCAACTTCAGCAGACCGCAGAAGGTCGCCGCGGCGACCTTCCACTTCCCGTCGACGCTGATGGCCTTGCCCGCCTGATTCGGCAGGGCCGGGTTGCCGTTGATCAGGACGCTGTAGGTGACCGAGGCATGCGTGCTGTCGTCGAGTTTCACAGTGGACACCGTCGCCGTGGAACCGGCGGTCATCGGATTGCTCGCCTGCGCCTCCAGCGTCGGGGCGAAGGTCGAACCGTTCTCCACGAGACCGGCTTTCGTGTCGGCGGAGGTCTTGCCGTCGAAGAATGCGACGAAGACGTCGGTGATTTCCTTGACCGCCGGGTCGTTCGAATCGGCCTGCGCGGAAGTGGCCTGCGCCGCCGGGGCGCTCGTCGCCGTCGTGGTGGTGCTCGCGGAGTCGTCGTTCGAGCTGGAACAACCGATGACAGTTGCCGAAACCACTGCCATGGCCCCGGCGGCGGCCAGTACACGGCGAACGAACAGATGGGTCATAGTGCGTCCTTGTGAAGGGGGGTGTGTTGGAAGACACATGAAAGCCCTCGATGACGCGTCGCATATCCGTTGTTCCGCTCAGCGGGCAAAGCGTGCTCGTAGCTCATCGGTGCGACAGCGCTGAGTGCGACAACCACTACCGCCGCGCCCCGGTCTCGACCGCATCACCAAAGGTCGCCGCACGGATATGCACGAATTTCCGGTGAGTAGGACGAATGCGCGGACGACGGATGCGACCTCATATCGTCCGCCGCCAAGAGCCGCCTCATGTGACTCCCATCTCATCGTTTCTCCCCCTGGAGCGTTCTATGTCCGCTACCACCACTCCTCCACCGGATGAAGTCGACCTCGCCGTCGATACCGGTCGGCTCGAGAACGCCTCGCGCCTTCGCATCTACACGGTGCTCGCGCTCATCGTGCTGATGACCGAGGTCGTCCCCGTTCAGTACACGATGATCACCCCGGCACTGCACGATATGAGCGCCACCTTCCCCGACGTCGGGGCCAACATCAACTGGGTGGTCATCTTGATCGGCCTGGTCGGTGCCTCCGCGACACCGCTGCTGGGCAAGATGAGCGACATCTGGGGCAAGAAGCGGTTGTTCGTGGCGTGCGGCGTGCTGTTCGTCGTCGGCTCGTTGATCGACGCAGTCACCGACAACTGGACGCTGTTCCTGATCGGACGTGGTCTGCAGGCGTTCGCCGTCGCCAGCCAGTTCATTGCCTTCGGCCTGATCCGGGATCTGATGCCGCGGCGGTTCGTGGCGACCGCGCTCGGCTTCGTCGGCGCCGGGATCGGTATTGCCGCTGCGATAGCGCCGGTGATCGGCGGTGTGATGCTCGACCACTTCTCCTGGCGGTCGTTGTTCTGGGGTCTGGGCGGTTTCACCGCCGTGATGACGCTGCTCGTCGTGCTCGTAGTCCCGGAATCGAAGCTGCGGGTACGCGATCGGATCGATCCCTTCGGCGCGGTGCTGCTGTCCGCCGGTACGCTGCTGGTTCTGCTCTACCTGGACAACGGCCAAAGCTGGGGTTGGGGCCGCGCAACCAGCATCGCCTGGCTGGTTGGCGGACTACTGCTGCTGGCACTTTTCTTCGTGGTGGAAACCCGAGTGAGCCGCCCGATGGTCGACCTGCGGCTGTTGTTGAACCCCAAGGTCAGCATGGTGCTGCTGATGTCCTTCTTCGGCGTCGGCATCATCGCGATACAGCCGCTGACGCTGGCGTACATGACCCAGACCCCGAATGCCGACGGGCTGCGCGACCAGGTCGCACAGGGTGTCGTGGCCAAAGCCCATGAGATGACCGGAGCTACGCTCCCGGTCGACATGGTGAAGGTGGTCCTCGATCCCAGCTACAGCTACGGCAACGGCTTCACCATGTTGCAGTACGCGCTCCATGTCGGACTCTGGGCCGGGCTCGTCGCCGTCATCGCCGGCCCACTCGGCGGCTGGCTGGCGCACCGATACGGCGCCCGCATTCCGGCGATCCTCGGCTTCGCCGTCAACGTGGTCGCGGGCGTTGGCTACCTCCTGGTCGACTACAGCTGGGCCACCTATTCGGTGTTCTACGCGCTGTCCGGGATCGGGTTCGGCTTCTTCTACGCCGCCGTGGCCAATCTCGTCGTCGATGCGGTACCACAGGAACAGCAAGGCATCAGTACCGGCATGCTCGGTGTCACCATCAACCTCGGCACGTCGGTCTCCCTCGCCGTGGTCACTGCCTTGCTCAACAACAACCCGATCAAGGCGAGCATCGACGTCATGGGCAACCACGTCGTCCAGCCGATACCGCAGGTGTTCGGCGACAGCGGCTACACCCAGACTTTCTGGCTCGCGCTGGGCACCGCTGTGATCGCACTGGTCCTGGCGGTGATGCTGCGGCACGGCCGGGCAGCGGCGCGCGGCGGCGCCGACCACACCGAATAACTCACTCCCGCAACACAATCCCCCGCCGACGGCCGTCACCCATCGTGCCCACGCCTTGTCGGCGGGCCCAGACCTCCCGCGGATGTCGTCAACTCCCTGCACTCACCGACATCCGCGGGAGGTCCCCCGAACCCCCGCGCGCGCGAAATCCACTGCCGCGGGCCGGTATTCCTCCTCTCAACGTCCCGCGGGATTCGCCGCGGGAGCTCCCCGACACCCCGCGCGCGAAATCCACTGCCGCGCGGGCCGGTATTCGTCCTCTCAACATCCTGCGGGATTCGCCGCGGGAGCTCCCCGACACCCCGCGCGCGAAATCCACTGTCGCGCGGGCCGGTATTCCTTGCTCTCAACATCCCCGCGGGGATCCGATCCGATCCCCGCGATCAGGAGGTCGATCAAACATGTCCGCATTCACGCGCCGGTCGTTTCTCGGTGGCGCCGCCGGTGCCGCAGTCGCATTGGCGGGTACGGGAATTGCCGCCGGTGGCAGCGGTATCGCGACAAATATGAGGAGTGTCCCGCTCGTCCGCGAAGACCATCGGGTCATCGTGATCGGGACCGGATTCGGCGGCGGCGTCACCGCGCTGCGCCTAGCCCAGGCCGGAGTCCCGGTCTTGATGCTGGAGCGCGGATTACGATGGCCGACAGGTCCGAATGCGGAGACGTTCCCGCACGCCACGTCTCCGGATAAGCGCATTCTCTGGTACGAGTCCGCGCCGGAGCTGTTCGGTAAGCCGGTGGCGTTCGACCCCTACGCCGGACTGCTCGAGACGGTATCAGGCGAGAATATGACAGCGCTGTGCGCGGCCGGTGTCGGCGGCGGATCCCTTGTGTACCAAGGCATGTCGCTGCAGCCGTCGCAGGCCGCATTCGCCACGCAGTTCCCGGACGGTCTGGATTGGCCGACGATGAACCGGGTCCACTATCCGCGCGTCGCGCAGATGTTGAAGCTCGCGGTCGCCCCGGACGAACTGATCGCCAGTCCGAACTATCAGGCCGTCCGGGTCTTCGAACAACATGTACGCAAGGCCGGTTTGCCGGTGTCGAAGATTCCGATGCCGATCGACTGGAATTACGCGCTCGCCGAACTCCGTGGCGAGATGAAGCCCTCCTATACCAATGGCGACGGTGCGCTCGGTGTGAACAACGGCGGAAAACACTCCGTCGACGTCACCTATATCGCCGCGGCGGAGGCGACCGGCAAGGTGCAGGTCGAAATACTCCACCACGTCACCGAGGTCGAACGCGCCAGGGACGGACGGTGGACCGTCTACGTCGACCGGACCGACTCCTCCGGCACCGTGCTGGAGAACAAGATCCTCACCGCGGGCACGCTGGTCATGGCCGCCGGAAGCCTCAACACCACCAAACTGCTGGTGCGAGCCAAAGCGAAGGGAACCATCCCGGACCTGCCGGACGCACTCGGCGCCGGGTGGGGCACCAACGCCGACCGCATCTACACCTGGACCTGCCTCGACAGCGATCTCGGCTACCCCCAGGGCGGACCGGTCGTCTACGGCAGCCTGAACTGGGACGATCCCACGAAAGCGGCCACGGTCATCCAGGCATCGATCCCACCGGCGGGCGTGGATGCGCGCACCACCATGCTGGTCGGCTACGGCGTCAGCAACGCCCGCGGACGCTTCGTATACGACTCGGGCAAGGACGAGGCAGTGCTGCGCTGGCCCAAAGAAGGAGACGCGGCGATCCAGAACGGCGCCATCGGTCCGCTGGTGCAGAAGATCGCCGGCCCGGCAAGCGTTCTCGTCGATACGAACCTGGCAGTCCCCTCCACTTGGCACGCGCTCGGCGGTGCGAATATGGGCCCGGTCTGCGATCTGGAAGGCCGCGTGCACGGGCAGCGCGGACTCTATGTCCTCGACGGCGCGCTGATCCCGGGCAACAGCGCGGCCTGCAACCCATCGATGACCATCGCGGCCGTCGCCGAACGCGCACTCGACCACATAGTTGCGCAAGACGTCGGTTCGATCATCTGACCCCCTTCGGCGGGGTCGCTCCTCAGCGGGCGACCCCGCCGATCCGTTAGTGGACGCGCCCGTTGCGCACCGACGAGAGCGCGTCGAATGCTTCATCGAGCAACTCCGCCAGATCGAGTTCGCCATTGGATGCCGACCAGCGCTCGACGGCGATATTCAGGCAACTCGTCGCGGCGGCGACCTTGATCTCCACCGAGATGGGGACCGGTCCCGATACGCCTGCCCGCTCGGCCAGCGCCGCAGTGAGGGCGGGTCGCCAACTGTGCTGCTTCTCCAGCTGCCGCCCGGACAACTCCGGGGTGTCGAAGATGAGTCGCGTCATGGCGAGCGCGGCGACCGGGTCCTGCAGATAGAACTCGATGACCCCTCCCAGCGCCCGGCGCAACGCCGTCCAGTCGTCCTCTTCGGCGGGCCGGGCACGCAGCGCGTCCGCGAACTGGTCGGCGTGGGCGTCGAAGGCGCTCAGCACCGCTTCCTCCTTGCTGCCGAAGTAGCGCAGGAGAGTGCTGCGGGATACCCCGGCAGCCGCGGCCATGTCATCCACGGTGACGTTGTGGAACCCCCGCTCACGGGTCAGTTCATAGGCGACCTGTGCGAGGTCGGCTCGCACTGCGGCGCGGGCGATCATTCTCGTGCGCTTGGTTCCGCTCATGGGCATGACGCTACCCTTTGCAATTCAGTGACAGAACTGAGTTCTGCGAGCTAGTCTGACACTCAGTCTCACCAATGAGGCTAAGTCTCTACTCGCGCCGGTGCGCGGAACTGTCAAGAAAGCAAGGTGTCAACGTGTCGGATTTCTTCGTCGTATCGGGCGATACGCACATCATCGAGCCGGTCGACCTGTACAAAACCCGGCTGCCCAAACATCTGCGGGACCGCGCCCTCTGGGAGGAGGAGTTCACCCTCGACGAGCCGATCGTGGCGGGCGGACACACCGAGTTCAAGAAGCTGCACACGGTCGGGTTCGACGGTTGGACCATCTCCAAGTACCGGCAGCTCGGCGGGCGGACACCGGACGGCGAGCCGGAGAACGTCATCCGGGATATGGATCTCGATGGCGTCGACGCCTCGGTGATGTTCCCGAACCTGTCGCTGTTCGTCCTGTTCACCGACGACCACGAGCTGTCGATGGCGCACGCGCGGGCGTGGAACGACTATCTCGTCGAACGGTATCTCCCGCACAAGGATCGGATGCGCCCGACGGCGGCGATCCCGCTCACCGACATTCCGGACGCGGTCGCCGAGATCGAGCGATGTGCGCGCATGGGATTGGGAGCCGTCCTGCTGCCGGAGATCCCGCCCCTGCCCTACTGGTCGCGGGAGTACGACCCGGTGTGGGCGGCCGCTCAGGCGCACGGGTTGCCGGTGTTCTTCCACGTCGCCACCGGCGGGGTGATGGTCAAGGAGTCGGTGTCCGAAACGGCGACGACCGTCAAAGGCCTGATGACGGCCATGAATATGGGGAAGGGACAGCTGACCGACGATATGGTCGCGGGCCGGACCATGGGCGGCGGGAACACCGCATCGGCCAGCCCGCAGGCCATCATCGCCGCCCTCATCGGCGGCGGTGTCTGCGAACGATTTCCGAACCTGCACTTCAACCTCACCGAGTTCGGCGCGGGCTGGCTGGTCTCGTTCATGGGCATGATGGACAAATCCTGGCGGACCGGCATCGGCCAGGACGCCGATTGGTGGCTCGGGTTCTGGGACGACTCTCGCCCGCCGAACGACCAGCCGACCATGGGACGACTGTTCGCCATCAACGGGAAATGGCCCTACCCGCTCGCGCCCAGCGAATACCTCCAGCGTCAGATCCATGTGCAGTTCGCGGACGACCCAGTGGCCGTCAAGGCCCGCCACATCACCGGGATGTCGACCGTCATCTGGGGCAACGACTACCCGCACGCGGAAGGCACCTTCCGCAGTAGCAAGGAATGCATCGACTTCAACTTCGACGGGGTTCCCGACGACGAGCGGGCGATCATCCTCGGCGGCACTCTGGCCGATGTCGTGGGCTTCGACAAGAGCGTGAAGAAGGCCCCGGTCAACGTCGCCTGACTGGTCAGCGCCCCCGCCACTGCGGTGGGCGCTTTTCCAGGAATGCGGCAACGCCTTCTTTCAAGTCTTCGCTGCGCATTACCCGCGCCACGGCTTCGGCGGTGGCGTCCCAACCGTCTGCATCGGCCGCGTCGTACTGAGACGCGATCGCCGCCAGTGTCGCCCCGACCGCCACGGGTGACGAGGCGCAAACGTCATCGGCGAGTTCCAGTGCCGCATCGAGTGCGCGGCCGGGTTCGGTAACGCGATTCACCAGCCCGAGCTGGTGCGCGCGTTCGGCGTCGAATACGGCGCCGGTGATCAATAGCTCCTTGGCGACGTGCAGGGGCAGGGCGCGCAGTGTGCGGAAGAGCGCGCCCGAGGAGGCGACCACACCGCGCCGGGTCTCCGGAAGTGCGAAACGGGCGGTGCGCGAAGCGACTACGAGATCGCAGGCGAGGACGATCTCGAGACCACCGCCGTAGGCCGGTCCCTCGACCGCCGCGATCAGTGGTTTCGCCCGGCGACGGCGAATGATGCCGTACTCCCCGCCCCGTTCGGTGCCGCCGCCCGCACCGTCCCTCAGGTCGGTGCCCGCCGAGAACACCGATGCGGTTCCCGTCAGCACTGCGACCCAGAGCGTCGGATCGTCGTCGAGCAGGTTCAGCGCCGCGTCGATACCCTCGGCAACCGCTCGATCGATGGCATTGCGTTTCTCCTCGCGGTTGATCCGAACCACGAGCACCCGGCCCCGTCGTTCTTGGCGAACAGTCATCGTATCGACCCGATCGCGGGGATCGCTGCGGCCGAGCCGGTCGCGCCTTTCATACTGAAATCCTATCGACGTTCTGCACAATGAGGGCACCTTTATACAGCTTTTACCAGCAAGTTAGTCGAATTATTGTAATTAGTACACGCTATTAGCTAACGTGACCGAAGCCGGTGGCATGACCTGGCGTCGTCGGCATCATCGTCACCTGGAACGGACCGGTCATCTCCCTCGGCATGAAGGTCGTACCGGCGCTGGCGGCCGGAAATTGCGTCGTGGTGAAACCCTCGGAGTTCACCCCCTTCTCCCCTGATCTGTTCGCGCAACTGCTGCGGGAAGCCGGTGTGCCGCAAGGAGTTTGCACCATACTGACCGGTGGCCCGGAGGCTGGAGCCGCCCTGGTTCGGCATCCGAAGGTGGCGAAGGTGAGTTTCGCCGGCGGGCCCGTCGCGGCACGCCAGATCATGCACGCGTGTGCCGACCAGCTCAAACCCGCAGTGCTGGAGTTGGGCGGTAAGACCGCGAGCCTTGTGTTCCCGGACGCCGGAGACCTCGACGCCGTGGCCAACCGTGCTGTGCGCGACTGCATCGGAGTACTGGCAGGCCAAGGCTGTGCCGTGCCGAGCCGTCTGATCGTGCACGAGGACATCCACGACGAGATGGTCGAACGGGTAACCGCCATCGCGGCCACCTACAAGGTGGGCGATCCGTTCGATCCGGAGGTCAAGGTCGGACCGCTCATCAATGCCGCCGCTGTCGAGCGGGTCTGCGGCATGCTCGACCGCGTCCGGCGTGATGGTGCGGGCCGAATCGTGCTGGGCGGCAGCAAGGCAGGCGGCGACCTCGCGGACAAGAACTTCGTGGAGCCGACGATCATCGTCGATACCGATCCCGACCACGAGATCGCACAGACGGAGATCTTCGGCCCGGTACTGCTGATCTTCAAGTTCTCGACCGATGACGAGGCGGTCGCGTTGGCCAACAGCACGCCCTACGGGCTCGGCGCGAATATCCAGTCGACGAATCTCATAGGGAAGGCGGGCGGGCCGGGATCGACGAATTCCTGCGCTACAAGACGGTTTCCATCATCGAGCCGGAGTAGACCGAAAGGGGCCGAGGCAATACCTCGGCCCCTTTTCTATGTACACCTCAAGCCGCAGTGGCGTCACCGAGATAACCGCGCAGCAGTTCGTCACCGGCTTGGTCGGCGGCACCCGACCAGGCGATCCGCCCGCGCTGCAGGATGAGGCAGTGGTCGGCGAAAGCCAGTGCGCGACTGGCGAACTGCTCGATCATGATCACCGTGACACCGGCCGCCCTGGCCCGCTGCAGGCTCTCGAAGACCACATCGACCATCTTCGGCGCCAGGCCGAGCGACATCTCGTCGGCGATCACCAACCGCGGTTCGACCATCAGCGCCCTGGCCAGCGACAGCATCTGCTGTTCGCCGCCGGACAGGGTGCCTGCGGCCTGACGCTGCCGTTGCTGCAGCACAGGAAAGATCTCGAAGGCATGATCGATGGCCACGGCCCTGCGCCGCCGGTCGGCCGCCGTGGCCATGCGCAGATTCTCCAGCACGGTCAGGGTCGGGAACACGCCGCGGCCTTCGGGCAGATGTACGAGGCCTGCGCGCCGAATCCGGTCCGGCGTCGCGCCGGTGATATCGCGGCCGTCGAGTTCGACGGTTCCGTCCACCGGTGCGACGAGCCCGGACAGCGCCCTGGCCAGGGTGCTTTTTCCGGAACCGTTCGGCCCGAGCACGGCGAGCGCGCTGTTCGGGTGCACATCGAAGGTCACGCCCTGCAGTGCCTGCGCGGCACCGTAGCGGACGCTCAGGTCGCGGACGGCGAGCAGGGAAGACGTGGTGGTCATGCCGAGGTCCTTTCCTCGTCGGGGCCCGCGCCCAGGTACGCGGCGCGCACGGCCGGATCCGCACGGACCTCGGCCGGGGTTCCTTCGCTGATCTTGACGCCGAAGTCGAGCACATGGACGACATCGCTGAGCCCGAGCACCAGATCGACATCGTGCTCGACCAGCAGCAGCGATACGCCGTGGTCGGCCACGACACGGGTGAATGTGCCCGCGAGCTCATCGGTTTCGCGCGCGTCCAGCCCCGACGACGGTTCGTCCAGCAGTAGCACATTCGGATCGACGGCCAGTGCCCTGGCGATCTCGACGAGCCGACTGGTGCCCAGCGGCAGTCCGGCCACCGGCAGATCGGCGTGCCCGGTCAGTTGCAGTGCGGCGAGGATCTCGTCGACCCGCCGGTCCTCGTCGGCGGGGGCTCGGCGGAAACCGCCCGCCGTCACGAGGTCGGTCCACATCCGGCTGCGTGCGTGCCGGAGCCGGTAGCCGAGCACCACGTGTTCGCGGACGGTCAGTCCGGGGAAGAGCTCCGGATGCTGGAAGGTACGAGCGAGGCCGCGCCGGGCCCGCGACTGCGCACTCGCCTTGGTGACGTCGTGCCCGTCCATCAGGACGGCGCCGGAGCTCGGTTTCAGCAGTCCGGACAGCACCGCGAACAAGGTGCTCTTACCTGCGCCGTTGGGGCCGACGAGACCGACGATGGATGCAGGCGGGACCTGGAGGTCGACGTCGTTGAGGGCGACGAGCCCACCGAAGCGGACGGTCACACCTTTGGCCTCGATCCGCGGTGGGGTTGGGTCGGTGGTCATGCCAGGTCTCCCGGGGTCAGCTGTGGTTCCTCGACGCGCTCGCGGGATCGCTCCGCAGCCGGTGTCGTCTCGGAACCCTTTGTTGCCTTTGATATTTCGGAGCTTTCGACGGCGGGCCGTCGGCGCTGCCACCAACGAATGACATCGTCGAGTTGCCGCGCGTGCATCGCGACGATCCCGTCCGGATTGCGGGCGAGCATGATCGCGCCGAAACCGAACATGATGACCGGGATCTCCGCCCAACTCGTCGGCAGATAGGTCTGGAACACGCTGGGCAGCACGGCGAAGGCCACCCCCGCGACCAACGCGCCCATGATCGACCGTGAGCCCAGGGTGACCAGAACGGCCAGCCAGACCAGACCGGTGAACGCGTTGAACGAATCGGGCAGCGCCGACTGGTAATTCAGCGCGAGGAATCCGCCGCCGATCGCCGCGACGAACGTGGCAAGGGCCGATACCAGCACCTTGATCGGAAGAATGCTCAGGCCAAGCGTGCGCGAGCCGGGTTCGCTCCACCGGACCGCGGTCACCGCGAGTCCCGCGGTCGAACGCCGCAGATTGACCACGAGCAGACCGAGCCCGACGAACACCACCAGGGCGAGCAGAGCGAATGTCGCGTTGTCCGCGGCCCATTCGGGGCGCGGCATATAGATGCCCTGGCCGGAGTTGTAGAACCGGTCCCGCATGAAGATCAGGTTCTGGGCGAGCAGGCCGAAGGTCAGCGTGACCAGGGCAACGTACAGGTTGCCCAGGCGGATGGTGAGCAATCCGAGGATCACCCCGATCGGCACGATGCACAGCGCACTGACCAGGACCGCCACCAGCGGCGACCATCCGGAGTTCGTGGTCAGATCGGCCGCGAAGATGGCACCCATCCCCGCGAAAGTGATCTGACACAGCCAGATCATGCCGCCCTCACCGGTGACCAGCGTGAACGACAGCAGCGCGATCGCGAGCGCGATACCCGCACCGACCAGACCGGCCCAGAAGTCCTCGAGGACCAGGGGTAGTACCGCCACGATGACCAACGTGACCACGCCCGCGACGAGTGCGGCCGTCGGTCGGGTCCGGCCGGTGCGTGTCCCGCCCGAGCTACCAGGCGCTCCGGCATTCGCCGTGCGGATCGCGCGATCGAGCGCGCCGCCCGCCGTGGTATCGCCGGCCTGTCCACGCACCGCGTAGTACAGCAGGAAGACCAGCATGAACATGAACGGGATGCTGGGCACGATCTGCGCCGAGAACGGGCTCTGCGGATCGAGGTAACGCTGGATGACATTGGTGACCACACCCATGGCGAGCGCGACCGAGACCGCCATCGGCAGACTGCGCAGCCGGGCCGCGACCACCGCCGCGAAGGCGGCTGACATCAAGGAAGTCATGCCCTCGACCGTGAGTCCCGCGGTCGGGGCGACGAGCACCCCCGCGAGTCCGGCCAACAGTGCACTGAATGCCCACACGCCGAGCGACACCCGGGTCGGGCTGACTCCGGACATCGCGGTCAGCGCCTCGGAGTCGACCAAGGCCCGAACCCGCAGGCCGATATCGGTATACCGCAGCAGACCGGTGCCGACGAGCAGAACCACTGCCAGGCCCGTATAGGTGATCACCTGGTTCATATCGACGACCGCCCCGAATACATGGAATATCCGCAGCGGTTGGGGAGCCAGGCCGGGTGCCGTGGTGTTCACCAAGTGTCCCAGCACCAGGTTGACCAGCGGTGGCAATGCGACCGAAAGGCCGATCGTCGCGACGATCTTGACCAGCGGCGAGCGCAATCGCAGGTAGCGGAAAAGCAGCACGTAGAGCGCGATGCCGAGAGCCGGGCCGAACAGCCCGATCGCGACGACGGCCGCGAGCGGCATCGACCACCCGTGTTCGACGTGCAGGAAGAAGTAGAAGCGGGCGACGGCGAAGGCCATGGCGCCGAAGGCGAAGTTGAAAACGCCCGAGGAAACGTAGGTGACGACCAGCGATGCCGCGGCGATTGCGTAAATCGCTCCGAGGGCTAAGCCGGCGAGAACATAGGAGAGCAACGGTGAGGCCCCTAAAAGTTCGACGCTCTGGAGGTATGGGTAAGAGTGCGCTAATAGAGGGTCATCGTCAAGGATTTTGTCCGGATTCTTCGTGAAAATCGGATACAAAGGGTACTGAATATGCTCCACTGTAGCCCTCAGAGCCGTTCCGGCACCGTAGCTGGATCGGCGATAGCTAGAGGAGTGCAGATGCGCAGAGTCGGTGCGATCGCAGCATGGGTGTGCGCCGCAATGTTTCTTGTTCCTGCGTGCGGCAGCGGCGGCTCCGGCGGCCCGGGCAATACGAGTGGGCCGGTCAAGGTGGGTGTGCTGACCTCGCTCAGCGGCGCCGCGACCGCCAACTACGCAGGTACCGAACCCGGAGTGAAAGCCCGCTTCGCCGCATACCAGGCGGCGAACGGGAAGTGCGCGGCACGCGGCTTCGACGTCGTCATGGGTGATGACCAGTCCACACCGCAGGGCGCGTTGACCGCGGCGCAGAAGTTGGTGCAGCAGGATCACGTCTACGCGGTGCTGCCGGTGAGCACGTACTTCTACGGCGCGGGGCAGTACGCGGGCACCCAGGCGAGCAAGACGCCGTTCCTCGGCGCCGGCTTCGACGGCGGCGAGCAGTGGTTCAACCCGAAGTACGACAATCTCTTCGCCGCGACGGGTGGTACCGACTACAACAAGACCGCGACGACCCTGGGTGACTACTGGAAGAAAATCGGCGGCACCAAGGCCGCCGTGCTCTCCTACAACACCCCGAGTGCCACGAAGTCGGCGGAAGGCGCGGCGCTGTCGGCCGAACACGCAGGGCTGACGCGCGGTTATGTCAACATCCGCATTCCGTTCGGGACCACCGATGTCGGTCCCTACGTCCTCGGCATCAAGGAATCCGGTGCCGATGTGCTGTACGCGCCGGTCATTCCGGACACCGGATTCGCGCTCATGACCGGTCTGCGGCAGGCCGGGGTCGAGATGAAGTCGGTGCTGCTGGCGACCGGCTACGGGGCGGACCTGCTGAAGTCGCCGCCGGCGATCGCGGCGGGCCAAGGCGTCGGTTTCATGACGTCCTTCGCACCGACGGAGATGAATACCGAAGCGACTCGGGCATTTTCGGCGGCACTCAAGCAGCACGCGGGCTCGGAGACCGGTATCCCGTCCTTCTCGATGGCGGTGGGCTGGGTCAGCGCCGACCTGTTGATCGAGGGGCTCGAGAAAGCCGGCTGCAATGCCGGCCAGGAGCAGTTGATGTCCGCGCTGCGCACCGATAAGACCTGGACCGCCGGTGGACTGTTCCCGAAGCCTGCCGATTTCGAGAACCGGGGCTCCTACTCGGTCGGCTCCCCGGGCAACTGCACCTTCATCTCGATCCTGCGCGGCGACAAGTTCGTGCCGGACACGAATGGCGCTCCGGCCTGCGGCGAGCAGATCCCGGATCTGAAGGTCGTGCCGAAGTAGACGTCCCTCCACATCGAAGTCCGAGGGATCCGAAAGAAAAGAGAAATACAGGATGAGGAAGATCGCAGCCGCCGGTGTGTTACTGGCATCCGCGCTCGCCGTTACCGCACCCCCCGGGGCCGCCGCACCACAGGCCGACGACCGTGGCGTGAACTACACGGCGA
Protein-coding sequences here:
- a CDS encoding MFS transporter; this translates as MSATTTPPPDEVDLAVDTGRLENASRLRIYTVLALIVLMTEVVPVQYTMITPALHDMSATFPDVGANINWVVILIGLVGASATPLLGKMSDIWGKKRLFVACGVLFVVGSLIDAVTDNWTLFLIGRGLQAFAVASQFIAFGLIRDLMPRRFVATALGFVGAGIGIAAAIAPVIGGVMLDHFSWRSLFWGLGGFTAVMTLLVVLVVPESKLRVRDRIDPFGAVLLSAGTLLVLLYLDNGQSWGWGRATSIAWLVGGLLLLALFFVVETRVSRPMVDLRLLLNPKVSMVLLMSFFGVGIIAIQPLTLAYMTQTPNADGLRDQVAQGVVAKAHEMTGATLPVDMVKVVLDPSYSYGNGFTMLQYALHVGLWAGLVAVIAGPLGGWLAHRYGARIPAILGFAVNVVAGVGYLLVDYSWATYSVFYALSGIGFGFFYAAVANLVVDAVPQEQQGISTGMLGVTINLGTSVSLAVVTALLNNNPIKASIDVMGNHVVQPIPQVFGDSGYTQTFWLALGTAVIALVLAVMLRHGRAAARGGADHTE
- a CDS encoding GMC oxidoreductase, whose amino-acid sequence is MSAFTRRSFLGGAAGAAVALAGTGIAAGGSGIATNMRSVPLVREDHRVIVIGTGFGGGVTALRLAQAGVPVLMLERGLRWPTGPNAETFPHATSPDKRILWYESAPELFGKPVAFDPYAGLLETVSGENMTALCAAGVGGGSLVYQGMSLQPSQAAFATQFPDGLDWPTMNRVHYPRVAQMLKLAVAPDELIASPNYQAVRVFEQHVRKAGLPVSKIPMPIDWNYALAELRGEMKPSYTNGDGALGVNNGGKHSVDVTYIAAAEATGKVQVEILHHVTEVERARDGRWTVYVDRTDSSGTVLENKILTAGTLVMAAGSLNTTKLLVRAKAKGTIPDLPDALGAGWGTNADRIYTWTCLDSDLGYPQGGPVVYGSLNWDDPTKAATVIQASIPPAGVDARTTMLVGYGVSNARGRFVYDSGKDEAVLRWPKEGDAAIQNGAIGPLVQKIAGPASVLVDTNLAVPSTWHALGGANMGPVCDLEGRVHGQRGLYVLDGALIPGNSAACNPSMTIAAVAERALDHIVAQDVGSII
- a CDS encoding TetR family transcriptional regulator gives rise to the protein MSGTKRTRMIARAAVRADLAQVAYELTRERGFHNVTVDDMAAAAGVSRSTLLRYFGSKEEAVLSAFDAHADQFADALRARPAEEDDWTALRRALGGVIEFYLQDPVAALAMTRLIFDTPELSGRQLEKQHSWRPALTAALAERAGVSGPVPISVEIKVAAATSCLNIAVERWSASNGELDLAELLDEAFDALSSVRNGRVH
- a CDS encoding amidohydrolase family protein, translating into MSDFFVVSGDTHIIEPVDLYKTRLPKHLRDRALWEEEFTLDEPIVAGGHTEFKKLHTVGFDGWTISKYRQLGGRTPDGEPENVIRDMDLDGVDASVMFPNLSLFVLFTDDHELSMAHARAWNDYLVERYLPHKDRMRPTAAIPLTDIPDAVAEIERCARMGLGAVLLPEIPPLPYWSREYDPVWAAAQAHGLPVFFHVATGGVMVKESVSETATTVKGLMTAMNMGKGQLTDDMVAGRTMGGGNTASASPQAIIAALIGGGVCERFPNLHFNLTEFGAGWLVSFMGMMDKSWRTGIGQDADWWLGFWDDSRPPNDQPTMGRLFAINGKWPYPLAPSEYLQRQIHVQFADDPVAVKARHITGMSTVIWGNDYPHAEGTFRSSKECIDFNFDGVPDDERAIILGGTLADVVGFDKSVKKAPVNVA
- a CDS encoding enoyl-CoA hydratase-related protein, which encodes MTVRQERRGRVLVVRINREEKRNAIDRAVAEGIDAALNLLDDDPTLWVAVLTGTASVFSAGTDLRDGAGGGTERGGEYGIIRRRRAKPLIAAVEGPAYGGGLEIVLACDLVVASRTARFALPETRRGVVASSGALFRTLRALPLHVAKELLITGAVFDAERAHQLGLVNRVTEPGRALDAALELADDVCASSPVAVGATLAAIASQYDAADADGWDATAEAVARVMRSEDLKEGVAAFLEKRPPQWRGR